Proteins from a single region of Hermetia illucens chromosome 3, iHerIll2.2.curated.20191125, whole genome shotgun sequence:
- the LOC119651272 gene encoding alpha-mannosidase 2 isoform X1, with product MLRIRRRFALILCLISISFFLFLYLLINFSIPADKQNLNNIENKLKLLENGLYQHGKEVLDIRRQIDHLNVNGGPNDQKESESQIAEPKASLNKNDMFKDMVINADEYQKCSIGAEMVPPDIQMLDVYKELKFDNIDGGAWKQGWDVKYDPMEFNKHHKLKVFVVPHSHNDPGWIKTFDDYYEHDTKNILYNMLRHLNENPDMKFIWAEISYFSRWYESLSKNSTEIVKKLVKNGQLEFVTGGWVMPDEANSHWLSIAIQLAEGQNWLKQYLNVTPKTSWAIDPFGHSSTMPYILKSAGIEDILIQRTHYSIKKRLALEKQLEFRWRQVWDDSGQTDVFTHMMPFYSYDIPHTCGPDPKICCQFDFKRLPGFGLTCPWRIAPQVITDTNVAKRAELILDQWRKKSTLYKTRSVLIPLGDDFRFTQSTEWESQRKNYEKLFDYMNNEPSLFVEAKFATLQEYFESVHRDKQLTEFPSLSGDFFTYADRDDHYWSGYYTSRPYHKRMDRILLHYIRSAEMMYSWNKWDDNLGFEDLLANATRALSLFQHHDGITGTAKNHVVRDYARMMNYAVKSCKFIMQQAAYRLLTKSSAYEPDYKYTYFHLDESRWPGPDDSRTTIIIADQLPTKHVVFHNSLPQWREELVEFYVSTPYVKVTDFENKKIQSQVSPVWSWHKSYQSNTHPQASNTKFALLFKVKVPPLGMATYIVHSVSPNEPNTGATFANITILTTEPFSVNIGDYPLPPEFTTPREITLRVGDGPSASFSQFGLLKSMSAGANAQTVPMHLEFLKYGTRRHPASSGAYLFLPDGPAEHMILGAPTVLICQGVLESSITTGLPFAVHKTILRGEAVEIRNNVDIGNMGNTEIAMRISTNINSRNVFYTDLNGLQMIKRNYFQKLPLQANYYPISASTYIEDENIRFTILSGQPLGGASLQSGQIEIMQERRLDQDDERGLGQGVLDNQPVIHIFRLLLENLEGCSRKQAEYPGGLLTLQSYRELQTLLHPIDKFVWNDNDWSGVKGSFGDEHEPLDVDFEVGIVRSLPLKYGDKGDMQGHLGLVVHRTNLEECADSGSRVGRANIKRLLNLNDDNNIFSSKLTFLSKNGKVTADDIHFCPMDVKSFIVERR from the exons AATTTGAATAATATCGAGAATAAATTAAAGCTGCTAGAAAATGGACTCTACCAACATGGCAAAGAAGTCCTCgacatccgacgtcaaattgaTCACCTCAATGTCAATGGTGGTCCAAATGACCAGAAAGAAAGTGAAAGTCAAATAGCGGAACCGAAGGCCAGCTTGAATAAAAACGACATGTTTAAGGATATGGTCATCAATGCAGATGAGTATCAGAAGTGTTCAATTGGTGCTGAAATGGTTCCTCCTGACATTCAG ATGCTGGATGTCTACAAAGAGTTGAAGTTTGATAATATCGATGGTGGTGCTTGGAAACAAGGCTGGGATGTTAAATATGACCCTATGGAGTTCAATAAACACCATAAACTAAAAGTATTCGTTGTTCCTCATTCACATAATGATCCAG GCTGGATAAAAACATTCGATGATTACTACGAACACGATACAAAAAATATTCTATATAATATGTTAAGACATTTAAACGAAAATCCAGACATGAAATTCATTTGGGCCGAAATATCGTACTTTTCCCGATGGTATGAATCTTTGTCCAAGAATTCTACAGAAATAGTGAAAAA GCTAGTCAAAAATGGCCAACTGGAGTTTGTAACAGGTGGTTGGGTTATGCCGGACGAAGCGAACTCTCACTGGCTCAGCATCGCAATACAATTAGCCGAAGGTCAAAATTGGCTGAAGCAATACTTGAACGTAACGCCCAAAACCTCCTGGGCCATCGATCCTTTTGGCCATAGTTCAACGATGCCATACATTCTTAAGAGCGCTGGAATTGAGGATATACTTATACAAAGGACGCATTACTCTATAAAGAAACGCTTGGCACTTGAGAAGCAACTAGAGTTTAGATGGAGACAAGTTTGGG ATGATTCCGGACAAACTGATGTTTTTACTCATATGATGCCTTTTTACTCGTACGATATTCCGCATACTTGTGGTCCTGATCCCAAAATTTGTTGTCAGTTTGACTTTAAGCGTCTCCCCGGCTTTGGATTAACATGTCCATGGAGAATTGCTCCTCAAGTCATTACAGATACAAATGTTGCAAAGAG AGCTGAGCTAATCCTTGATCAATGGCGAAAGAAGTCTACACTATACAAAACTCGCTCCGTTTTGATTCCGTTGGGAGATGATTTTCGGTTCACACAAAGTACAGAATGGGAGTCGCAACGGAAAAACTATGAGAAACTCTTCGATTATATGAACAACGAGCCTAGCTTATTTGTAGAAGCTAAATTCGCTACCCTTCAGGAATACTTCGAGTCAGTTCATCGGGACAAACAGTTAACAGAGTTCCCGTCTTTGAGCGGTGACTTTTTCACATATGCGGATCGTGACGATCACTATTGGAGTGGATATTATACCTCCCGGCCGTATCACAAGCGAATGGATCGTATTCTTCTACACTACATACGATCAGCAGAAATGATGTATTCGTGGAATAAATGGGATGACAATTTGGGATTTGAGGACTTACTAGCAAATGCTACACGAGCATTGTCACTGTTTCAACATCACGACGGCATTACTGGCACAGCGAAAAATCATGTAGTTCGTGATTATGCGCGAATGATGAATTACGCTGTGAAATCATGTAAATTTATTATGCAGCAGGCTGCATATAGGCTGTTAACGAAATCAAGT GCTTATGAACCGGATTACAAATACACTTATTTCCATTTGGATGAATCACGATGGCCGGGACCAGACGATAGCCGAACGACAATCATTATTGCCGATCAGTTGCCCACAAAGCATGTTGTTTTCCATAATTCATTACCGCAATGGCGTGAAGAATTAGTCGAATTTTATGTGTCTACGCCTTATGTGAAG gttacggatttcgaaaataaaaaaattcaatcacaAGTGAGTCCGGTATGGTCGTGGCACAAATCGTATCAAAGCAATACCCATCCCCAAGCTTCCAATACTAAGTTTGCTTTGCTCTTCAAAGTCAAAGTCCCACCTTTAGGGATGGCAACTTATATTGTTCATTCTGTATCACCAAATGAGCCCAACAC CGGTGCTACCTTCGCAAACATCACCATTTTAACAACAGAACCATTTTCGGTAAACATTGGCGACTATCCACTCCCGCCCGAATTCACAACTCCCCGCGAAATAACACTACGAGTCGGTGATGGACCAAGCGCATCCTTCAGTCAATTTGGATTACTGAAATCTATGTCAGCCGGGGCAAATGCACAGACTGTCCCAATGCATTTGGAGTTCTTAAAATATGGTACGAGAAGACATCCGGCTTCAAGTGGTGCTTATTTGTTCTTGCCGGACGGACCAGCAGAGCATATGATACTAGGAGCTCCTACAGTGCTAATTTGTCAAGGTGTACTGGAATCCAGTATAACAACCGGACTACCATTCGCTGTTCATAAAACAATTCTGCGTGGCGAGGCTGTGGAGATTCGAAACAATGTCGACATTGGAAATATGGGGAACACTGAAATTGCGATGAGAATTTCAACGAACATTAACAGTCGGAATGTGTTTTACACTGACTTGAATGGTTTACAG ATGATAAAGCGAAACTATTTCCAAAAGTTACCACTACAAGCCAATTACTACCCAATTTCTGCAAGCACGTATATCGAAGATGAAAATATCCGATTCACCATTCTAAGTGGTCAGCCACTGGGTGGCGCCTCTCTGCAATCTGGCCAGATTGAGATAATGCAAGAGCGTCGTCTAGATCAGGACGATGAACGCGGCTTAGGACAAGGTGTTCTAGATAATCAACCAGTTATCCACATCTTCCGgttattattagaaaatttgGAAGGTTGCAGTAGAAAACAGGCTGAGTATCCAGGCGGACTACTTACGCTTCAATCGTATCGGGAGTTACAAACTCTACTGCATCCCATCGATAAATTTGTATGGAACGATAACGATTGGTCGGGGGTAAAAGGGTCATTCGGTGACGAACATGAACCTCTCGACGTAGACTTTGAAGTAGGAATAGTACGAAGTTTGCCACTGAAATATGGTGATAAGGGAGATATGCAAGGACATCTGGGATTAGTTGTACATAGAACAAATCTAGAAGAATGTGCGGATAGTGGAAGCCGAGTGGGACGG GCAAATATCAAAAGACTGCTGAATTTAAATGATGACAACAACATATTCTCATCTAAGCTGACGTTTTTGAGTAAAAATGGGAAAGTTACCGCCGACGATATACACTTCTGTCCCATGGACGTTAAATCTTTTATTGTGGAGAGAAGATGA
- the LOC119652898 gene encoding scaffold protein salvador, giving the protein MLSRKSKDKSLKEGVVGRYVKKNTPSEIPVINVWSSDDSKNKGKNRRNSQQLNTQKTEQIGTKEKFGNTKISTKANTLSQIRKYTPNLSVQSLTQRHERLPGNIYSPESGSSSGHNHKFQNMPSTSDAADIFPSRRPSSQSTMSIPTNASMMGGNNNINSNSNYVNIEQIDRMRHQSEQLYSNSYHPSVENFNRSHSINQNHPHTYEINTGGAYGAEQYGAHYSNAAAAKKTGRNPSPMSSTTSSLGHSQQTIMQSSSGYSSEVSPIYENQSQISAQLAASGRSESPIYCNTSSNHLSAAYQNNDRYGSHSSHQSVYSNMPTENPTRSYQHLGQNVALMPAKIPLYQPLRNYEAVGMTFGEHLVHNARHQVIPHVPSQQSMDEELPLPPGWAAYYTLRGRKYYIDHNAQTTHWSHPLEREGLPIGWQKIVSPQHGIYYYNYINRQSQRNHPCLTSCYLYTSTEPPNAILPEPQPPQYSPHSALVPANPYLLEKIPEWLIVYFHADPSKDHILKFNMFGLQKLECFDAMFLKLYKQELFSIVGAYEMYRRALTIEINRRIEQSRLQQQHQQQQQQQQQLGP; this is encoded by the exons TTATAAATGTTTGGTCATCCGATGACAGCAAAAATAAAGGCAAAAATCGGCGTAATAGCCAGCAACTGAACACACAGAAAACTGAACAGATTGGAACTAAAGAGAAATTTGGTAATACTAAAATCAGCACAAAAGCGAACACGCTGAGCCAAATTCGTAAATACACGCCTAACCTATCTGTCCAGAGCCTAACACAACGCCATGAACGCCTTCCAGGCAACATATACAGTCCTGAGTCTGGATCCAGTAGTGGACACAATCATAAATTCCAAAACATGCCATCTACATCAGATGCTGCCGACATCTTCCCCTCACGACGTCCTTCGTCACAATCGACAATGTCGATACCTACAAACGCCTCAATGATGGGCGGCAATAATAACATAAATAGTAATAGTAACTACGTAAATATAGAACAAATCGATCGAATGCGACATCAATCCGAACAATTATACAGCAACTCATATCATCCATCCGTCGAGAATTTCAATCGCAGTCATTCGATCAATCAAAACCACCCGCATACGTATGAAATTAATACAGGCGGTGCCTACGGTGCTGAACAGTACGGAGCGCATTATAGTAATGCAGCTGCAGCAAAAAAGACTGGACGAAATCCATCACCGATGTCTTCGACGACATCGTCACTGGGACATTCACAGCAAACGATTATG CAATCATCCAGTGGTTACAGTTCAGAAGTATCGCCTATTTATGAAAACCAGTCCCAGATTTCTGCCCAACTCGCTGCAAGTGGTCGATCCGAATCTCCCATTTACTGTAATACCAGTTCGAATCATTTATCTGCTGCATATCAAAACAATGATCG TTACGGATCTCACAGTTCACACCAGTCTGTATACTCAAACATGCCAACAGAGAATCCCACAAGAAGTTATCAGCATCTGGGTCAAAATGTAGCACTGATGCCTGCAAAAATTCCCCTGTATCAACCGCTGAGGAACTACGAAGCGGTCGGAATGACCTTTGGTGAACATCTTGTTCACAACGCCCGCCATCAAGTTATACCTCATG TGCCTTCTCAGCAATCAATGGACGAGGAACTTCCGTTGCCACCTGGCTGGGCAGCTTACTACACTTTGCGTGGACGGAAGTATTACATTGATCATAATGCTCAAACCACGCATTGGTCCCATCCCCTGGAACGGGAAGGTTTGCCAATTGGTTGGCAGAAAATCGTTTCACCACAACATGGAATTTATTACTATAA TTATATTAACCGACAATCACAAAGGAATCATCCCTGCTTAACATCATGTTACCTCTACACTTCAACGGAACCACCGAATGCGATTCTCCCAGAACCACAGCCACCTCAATATAGTCCTCATAGTGCACTAGTTCCTGCTAATCCatatttattggaaaagatACCAGAGTGGCTTATTGTATATTTCCACG CTGATCCATCTAAAGATCACATCTTAAAATTCAACATGTTCGGACTGCAAAAGCTTGAATGTTTCGACGCCATGTTTTTGAAACTCTACAAGCAAGAACTCTTCAGCATTGTCGGCGCCTACGAGATGTATCGACGAGCGCTAACAATTGAAATAAATCGACGCATTGAACAAAGCCGCTTACAgcaacaacaccaacaacaacagcagcaacagcaacaatTGGGCCCTTAG
- the LOC119651272 gene encoding alpha-mannosidase 2 isoform X2, protein MLRIRRRFALILCLISISFFLFLYLLINFSIPADKQLLENGLYQHGKEVLDIRRQIDHLNVNGGPNDQKESESQIAEPKASLNKNDMFKDMVINADEYQKCSIGAEMVPPDIQMLDVYKELKFDNIDGGAWKQGWDVKYDPMEFNKHHKLKVFVVPHSHNDPGWIKTFDDYYEHDTKNILYNMLRHLNENPDMKFIWAEISYFSRWYESLSKNSTEIVKKLVKNGQLEFVTGGWVMPDEANSHWLSIAIQLAEGQNWLKQYLNVTPKTSWAIDPFGHSSTMPYILKSAGIEDILIQRTHYSIKKRLALEKQLEFRWRQVWDDSGQTDVFTHMMPFYSYDIPHTCGPDPKICCQFDFKRLPGFGLTCPWRIAPQVITDTNVAKRAELILDQWRKKSTLYKTRSVLIPLGDDFRFTQSTEWESQRKNYEKLFDYMNNEPSLFVEAKFATLQEYFESVHRDKQLTEFPSLSGDFFTYADRDDHYWSGYYTSRPYHKRMDRILLHYIRSAEMMYSWNKWDDNLGFEDLLANATRALSLFQHHDGITGTAKNHVVRDYARMMNYAVKSCKFIMQQAAYRLLTKSSAYEPDYKYTYFHLDESRWPGPDDSRTTIIIADQLPTKHVVFHNSLPQWREELVEFYVSTPYVKVTDFENKKIQSQVSPVWSWHKSYQSNTHPQASNTKFALLFKVKVPPLGMATYIVHSVSPNEPNTGATFANITILTTEPFSVNIGDYPLPPEFTTPREITLRVGDGPSASFSQFGLLKSMSAGANAQTVPMHLEFLKYGTRRHPASSGAYLFLPDGPAEHMILGAPTVLICQGVLESSITTGLPFAVHKTILRGEAVEIRNNVDIGNMGNTEIAMRISTNINSRNVFYTDLNGLQMIKRNYFQKLPLQANYYPISASTYIEDENIRFTILSGQPLGGASLQSGQIEIMQERRLDQDDERGLGQGVLDNQPVIHIFRLLLENLEGCSRKQAEYPGGLLTLQSYRELQTLLHPIDKFVWNDNDWSGVKGSFGDEHEPLDVDFEVGIVRSLPLKYGDKGDMQGHLGLVVHRTNLEECADSGSRVGRANIKRLLNLNDDNNIFSSKLTFLSKNGKVTADDIHFCPMDVKSFIVERR, encoded by the exons CTGCTAGAAAATGGACTCTACCAACATGGCAAAGAAGTCCTCgacatccgacgtcaaattgaTCACCTCAATGTCAATGGTGGTCCAAATGACCAGAAAGAAAGTGAAAGTCAAATAGCGGAACCGAAGGCCAGCTTGAATAAAAACGACATGTTTAAGGATATGGTCATCAATGCAGATGAGTATCAGAAGTGTTCAATTGGTGCTGAAATGGTTCCTCCTGACATTCAG ATGCTGGATGTCTACAAAGAGTTGAAGTTTGATAATATCGATGGTGGTGCTTGGAAACAAGGCTGGGATGTTAAATATGACCCTATGGAGTTCAATAAACACCATAAACTAAAAGTATTCGTTGTTCCTCATTCACATAATGATCCAG GCTGGATAAAAACATTCGATGATTACTACGAACACGATACAAAAAATATTCTATATAATATGTTAAGACATTTAAACGAAAATCCAGACATGAAATTCATTTGGGCCGAAATATCGTACTTTTCCCGATGGTATGAATCTTTGTCCAAGAATTCTACAGAAATAGTGAAAAA GCTAGTCAAAAATGGCCAACTGGAGTTTGTAACAGGTGGTTGGGTTATGCCGGACGAAGCGAACTCTCACTGGCTCAGCATCGCAATACAATTAGCCGAAGGTCAAAATTGGCTGAAGCAATACTTGAACGTAACGCCCAAAACCTCCTGGGCCATCGATCCTTTTGGCCATAGTTCAACGATGCCATACATTCTTAAGAGCGCTGGAATTGAGGATATACTTATACAAAGGACGCATTACTCTATAAAGAAACGCTTGGCACTTGAGAAGCAACTAGAGTTTAGATGGAGACAAGTTTGGG ATGATTCCGGACAAACTGATGTTTTTACTCATATGATGCCTTTTTACTCGTACGATATTCCGCATACTTGTGGTCCTGATCCCAAAATTTGTTGTCAGTTTGACTTTAAGCGTCTCCCCGGCTTTGGATTAACATGTCCATGGAGAATTGCTCCTCAAGTCATTACAGATACAAATGTTGCAAAGAG AGCTGAGCTAATCCTTGATCAATGGCGAAAGAAGTCTACACTATACAAAACTCGCTCCGTTTTGATTCCGTTGGGAGATGATTTTCGGTTCACACAAAGTACAGAATGGGAGTCGCAACGGAAAAACTATGAGAAACTCTTCGATTATATGAACAACGAGCCTAGCTTATTTGTAGAAGCTAAATTCGCTACCCTTCAGGAATACTTCGAGTCAGTTCATCGGGACAAACAGTTAACAGAGTTCCCGTCTTTGAGCGGTGACTTTTTCACATATGCGGATCGTGACGATCACTATTGGAGTGGATATTATACCTCCCGGCCGTATCACAAGCGAATGGATCGTATTCTTCTACACTACATACGATCAGCAGAAATGATGTATTCGTGGAATAAATGGGATGACAATTTGGGATTTGAGGACTTACTAGCAAATGCTACACGAGCATTGTCACTGTTTCAACATCACGACGGCATTACTGGCACAGCGAAAAATCATGTAGTTCGTGATTATGCGCGAATGATGAATTACGCTGTGAAATCATGTAAATTTATTATGCAGCAGGCTGCATATAGGCTGTTAACGAAATCAAGT GCTTATGAACCGGATTACAAATACACTTATTTCCATTTGGATGAATCACGATGGCCGGGACCAGACGATAGCCGAACGACAATCATTATTGCCGATCAGTTGCCCACAAAGCATGTTGTTTTCCATAATTCATTACCGCAATGGCGTGAAGAATTAGTCGAATTTTATGTGTCTACGCCTTATGTGAAG gttacggatttcgaaaataaaaaaattcaatcacaAGTGAGTCCGGTATGGTCGTGGCACAAATCGTATCAAAGCAATACCCATCCCCAAGCTTCCAATACTAAGTTTGCTTTGCTCTTCAAAGTCAAAGTCCCACCTTTAGGGATGGCAACTTATATTGTTCATTCTGTATCACCAAATGAGCCCAACAC CGGTGCTACCTTCGCAAACATCACCATTTTAACAACAGAACCATTTTCGGTAAACATTGGCGACTATCCACTCCCGCCCGAATTCACAACTCCCCGCGAAATAACACTACGAGTCGGTGATGGACCAAGCGCATCCTTCAGTCAATTTGGATTACTGAAATCTATGTCAGCCGGGGCAAATGCACAGACTGTCCCAATGCATTTGGAGTTCTTAAAATATGGTACGAGAAGACATCCGGCTTCAAGTGGTGCTTATTTGTTCTTGCCGGACGGACCAGCAGAGCATATGATACTAGGAGCTCCTACAGTGCTAATTTGTCAAGGTGTACTGGAATCCAGTATAACAACCGGACTACCATTCGCTGTTCATAAAACAATTCTGCGTGGCGAGGCTGTGGAGATTCGAAACAATGTCGACATTGGAAATATGGGGAACACTGAAATTGCGATGAGAATTTCAACGAACATTAACAGTCGGAATGTGTTTTACACTGACTTGAATGGTTTACAG ATGATAAAGCGAAACTATTTCCAAAAGTTACCACTACAAGCCAATTACTACCCAATTTCTGCAAGCACGTATATCGAAGATGAAAATATCCGATTCACCATTCTAAGTGGTCAGCCACTGGGTGGCGCCTCTCTGCAATCTGGCCAGATTGAGATAATGCAAGAGCGTCGTCTAGATCAGGACGATGAACGCGGCTTAGGACAAGGTGTTCTAGATAATCAACCAGTTATCCACATCTTCCGgttattattagaaaatttgGAAGGTTGCAGTAGAAAACAGGCTGAGTATCCAGGCGGACTACTTACGCTTCAATCGTATCGGGAGTTACAAACTCTACTGCATCCCATCGATAAATTTGTATGGAACGATAACGATTGGTCGGGGGTAAAAGGGTCATTCGGTGACGAACATGAACCTCTCGACGTAGACTTTGAAGTAGGAATAGTACGAAGTTTGCCACTGAAATATGGTGATAAGGGAGATATGCAAGGACATCTGGGATTAGTTGTACATAGAACAAATCTAGAAGAATGTGCGGATAGTGGAAGCCGAGTGGGACGG GCAAATATCAAAAGACTGCTGAATTTAAATGATGACAACAACATATTCTCATCTAAGCTGACGTTTTTGAGTAAAAATGGGAAAGTTACCGCCGACGATATACACTTCTGTCCCATGGACGTTAAATCTTTTATTGTGGAGAGAAGATGA